atattaaaagaaCTGTACACCATTACCACGGGAGGTATATTCCTGGAATGCATGGATGGTTCAATACACAATGGTTCAACATAAAGAAATCCATCAATGTAATATACATTAACagaataagtgaaaataaaaaccacaataatctcaatgcagaaaaagcacttgacaaattCAATATCCtgtcatgataaaaacactctaAGAATAGAATGAAACTATCTCAACATAATCCATGGGATGTCCACTTTTGTCACTTCCATTCAACACAGTTCTAGCCAGAGCAGTtttgcaagaaagagaaataaaaggcatttaaatgggaaaggaagaagcaaaatcatCTGTTTATAGATGATGTATGTAGAGAAAACCCTAAATATTCCACACAGAAAAAACCTGttagaatcaataaataaattcagcaaaatgGATATAAAATGTATGACAGtactacagaaaacagtatggtggttgcttgaaaagttaaacatagaattaccatatgatctatcaTTCCACCTCTGAATATATACTGAAAAAATTAACCCATGTTCATAggagcattactcacaatagctaaaacatggaagcaacctaagtgtccatcaaaggtgagtgaataagcaaaatgtagtacagacatacaatggaatgttattcagtcttaaaaaggaaggaaattctgacatacactactacatggatgaaccctgGGGTCATTGTGCTAACcgaaataagccagttacaaaaagacaaaataatgtaggattccatttatatgaggtacctagagtagtcaaagtAAGATACCGAAATATTAGTTTTATGGACTGGGAGTAGAAAAGAGATGGGTTTGTTGTTTAAtggatatagtttcaggttttacaagatgaaagagTTATGGAGATGGACTATGGTGATGGCCACAcaacattataaatgtatttaataccaccgaagtgtacacttaaaaatggctaaattttatgtgtattttaccataatacaaaacatttattaaaaaaaccagcaaaaaaaaaaaaaaaaaaccaaaccaccaaagtgggcagccgggtggctcagcggtttagcgcctggagacccgggattgagtcccatgtcaggctccctgcatggagcctgcttctccctctgcctgtgtctctgcctcgctctctctgtctctcatgaataaataaataaaatcttaaaaacaacaaacaccaAAAGTCATGTGTTAGAACCCACAAAAGGTACAGCATTAAAATGCAGTTCTGTAGCAACAAATGCTTCAAGCTGCCAAACACTGCCTTCCTCATCCCTCTGCTTTAGTAAAATTATACCCTTTTGTTATGGACtgatttgttttccaaaattcatGTGCTAAAGTCTTAAACCCCTAGCACCTCAGAATTTAACACTATTTGGAGATAGGTCTTTAAAGaggcaaattaaaatgaaatttgtacGGTGAGTTCTAATCCAATATGCTTAGCATCTTTACAccaggagattaaaaaaaaaaaaaaaaaaaaaaaaaaaaaaaaaaaaaccatgttaGCACAGAGACCAATGTGAAGACAAAGGGAGAAacccatctacaagccaaggagaggctTCAAGAGAAATCAACCTTGCAGCCAcattgatcttggatttctagcctccagaacaataaataaaagttgtttaagccacccagtttgttcCACTTTGGCAGACCTAGCAAATTAATACAGCTGCTTTTAGAAATGGAGGACAAGCTATCTAGGGAATAGGAGGTATTTTCCTGACACGGAGAGAgcggaggaaggagaagggagcaCATTAAAGAGGGAGCTTCTTTCAAAGACTCAGGGCTActtatgaaaatacattttcatatttaaaacacacatttttgaACCAAAAATGGACCAAAGTAAAAAATCAAACATACGTTACCTTATAAAAAGCTGCAACCCCCAGGGATACAGCGAAGGCTCCAACGATATGAAATCGCAGACGCTTGGCCAGAAGGCCTCGCATCTGAGGTTTCGTTAAAGCACTTGAAGTCATGGTAGTTCTTCTCCTtgatagtaaaataataaaaacaactgaGAACACAGTAAGATATCTGCAGAACTCTTAAGACACAATGCACTTCAGAGGGGCACAGGCATGACTCCTCCTACAAAGCCTGAGGTGTTTAAAGGCTTAGCCTGCTTCAGGGTTTTGGGTTGTTTCCCTCCAGCAGGCTGAATGACTACCCTAAATAAGCAAGGTCACTGTAATAAGTAATAGTAGCCGGGGAGCAAAAATTAGGAAACAAGTATCTCCCAACCACAGTTAAGATAAGCGGTGGCTCTAGCCTGACAAGTGCAAGCGGATTTACAGCCCTGTTACTCTTCTACCAATCTACTATCGgctcattattcccatttcattgACGAGAAAACTAGGGCACACGGAGATGACGCGTAATTTTTCCAAGGTTACGGGAGAAGCTATTTTAACTCTGGCAGGAGCCCAGCAGGGGCCTCCACCCAGGGACCGGACCGAGGCGCGGCCCCGCAGACCCTCGGCCGCCTGGGCCGGGTGGCGCGCTGGGAGGCCGCAAGACGCCCCCCGAGGCACAGGGACCCTTTTCCAGCTTCCACACAGCACGGACCGCGCGCAGACACTGCTCCTTCCCCTACGTTGCCCCTTAGGATGCCGACCGGCTGCGGGAAAAAGTGAAAACCCTGGGGCTGGACGAGTCAAATGACCCCTCCAAGGTCACGCTGAATGGGGGCAAGTACACAGCGGAGCCCAGGCCCCCGCCGGCCGCCCCAGTCCCGCGGCCCCTCacgcccccgcagccccgccgggCCGTCGGCCTCCGGAAGCCGCGGCGGGGGCGTGCAGGGGTCGACCCCTGGAGAGGTTCGAGGCTGCCCGGCCGCAGATGCGGGCACAACTCAACTCCAGGACAGAGCGAGAGCAGGCAGCAGGACGCAGCAGCCACACGAACCCCGAAGTGGGACACGAGAGCAACACGACTCACCTTCACACCTACCTCAAACCTAACGTCCTTCCTAACAGAAATGGACGGCGCCCGAGCAGTGCGCAGGCGCAGAAGTCCCAGCGGCGGAGAGGACCCAGCGACGGTGGCCTGAAGAGTCCAAAAGGCCTCTGGCGCGCCTCCGGCTTTCACGGCTGAAGTTCACGAGTGTGTTAGCTTTTTCCTGTAATATCTTGAACTAAAAGCTTGACCTTCTGAGTCGGTTTCTTTAGTAAATTGGAGCTATTAATCTTACTGATATACAGAGTTGATATGACTTATTAGAGAATACAAAGATATTtcatagggagagagagattttacagattttatttactcaccaaagagagagggaggcagagacccaggcagagggagaagcaggctcctcgcagggagcccgacgtgggactcgatcccgggtctccagggtcacgacctgagccaaaggcagacgctgaaccactgccCCAGCCTGGTGCCCCTAATACGTAACATTTTTAAACGTACCTCACAAATACAGTACAAATCGTCCTGGGCCCATGCTGGGCCGGAAACGTGTGCAATCCGTCATTTTCATTAACTGCCCCTATGTGAATAATCATGTGGTTTGGGTAAAGGTGAATAAGACAGCCAAGTTCTAGGAGCTCAGAGCTTAGCCAATAAAACTGACATAAACAGATTAATAATCCCAAGTGATGGGCGCTTCGCAGAGACATGACCTAGCCACAGTAGGAGCAATTACCTGCTTGGCAGAGCTGCACAAGTTCTGGTAGAAGtatttgtttggggtttttagtAAAAGACAAGTGTCTTAAAGGAAGGCAACTGGAAGTTTATGAAAAGTGGTGTGTAAGGGTAAGGCTCTTGTGCTGTAGGGGTGTCAGGCTTGGTTTTTATTGAAATAACCCGGATTTATAGTGTTGTTTAAGTCAATTCAGCAAGCACTGTGGAAGATACATTAGGGTATAAACTACACACGGTATAAATTCATCATATATTGATCAAGCATTTACTAAGTACCCAGGTTCTGCTATATAGAAGGACAAATCTTCAAGGAGGTAACATGCTTGTCAGGGAGTCTTAGTTCCCAATGGACACTGTCATTTTGTGAAACCTTTTGGCCACACAGAAAAGGTGCTAATTGAGGGTCAGAGTGGGTTTGTACCTCAGTAACAATCTTTCCAGACTCTTTATCAATGATCTACCCAGCTAAAAATCTTTACATGGGATTTGCCCAGGTGGTAATgtgttcccattttctttttatccccaCTCCCAAAACTGGCCCGGAGAGCAAGCAGTAAATTTTAGAATTCATAGGGGTTGTTGTGTATTGAACAATTAGGGAAAGCTTCAGGGAAGTCATGGAAGAGATGGAAATGGAGCTGAGCCTCAATCTATTAGAGAGAGCTGGAGAAGTGGAGAAATCTAAGAGACAAAATTGGTCAGAAGAATGTGGCAAAGACAGACACACTGAGGGAGCAGAGCTTAGCCAGCATGGAGTGCTGAGCAGTGGTTTAAGAACACTGGATGGGTAGAGAAGCACAGGGCCAATCATAATAATTCAAGGTGACACATGAATAGAACCTGAATGGGCATGAATAGCTTGGAAGGGTCATTATTCTACCACCACAAAAGGCATGGTCATGATTTGTAATgcctaaaaaatatttctattcttttctcaggCATATGGTAGGGCCATGCATCCCTGATGCCTTTAAAGTTAGGATATGACTTGCTTTGTCCAATGCAAGATAACTGGAAGTGATGTGTAGAAGTGATGTGTGGAAGCCTCAGGGTAGAAGCTTTACAATACAGCAT
This portion of the Canis aureus isolate CA01 chromosome 14, VMU_Caureus_v.1.0, whole genome shotgun sequence genome encodes:
- the COX6C gene encoding cytochrome c oxidase subunit 6C; this translates as MTSSALTKPQMRGLLAKRLRFHIVGAFAVSLGVAAFYKFAVAEPRKKAYADFYRNYDSMKDFEEMKKAGIFQSAK